A genome region from Danio aesculapii chromosome 2, fDanAes4.1, whole genome shotgun sequence includes the following:
- the LOC130246986 gene encoding NACHT, LRR and PYD domains-containing protein 1 homolog — protein sequence MDQDSERARFVDAHWKTLVQKVIMVMPIADELLSDNMLEWQPYCKIRAAVTNQEKMRELYEVLHSGGDQVKSASYSCLEKHEPYLFGDLGCIKLTTESLGECLNKYKTWIQKEYEYVTEYNSLPGEYVLLSELFTQPLIIMRHRERREREEEMCSVGESFQQLLVSRNNADKDSSILDALFSADRKGISPNSVILQGNSGNGKSFTAQKIMLDWASGTLCKVEFGCLFHLKCKEVNRISGEQSLAELLSYNSNLTSKQISQILQKSPEKVLILIDGFDELRFSCSDVSDHPKLKHLSEKAPHEASLKALLMGHILSESFLLVTTRSTATKTLDSLLKHPQRFTEIMGFSEREVEEYFQKFFQNEQLFLKAYEYVRSNETLITACSIPVICWIICTVLRERFSEGSDLTSGLETTTSIYVDFVCTLLEHHSQGLGQPVLTLLRSLGQLAERGMLETQVLFEEKSVNEMVSDSPFLCKFLFKRRIRKETMFSFMHLSFQEFFTGLYYILLDEKEFLDKLTERFHSQTQSYLSLYLDKDFPLKHGCPEPHFLPVVQFLCGLSNSEVSRSLQEMFNLSVPSFVQPQLREWILDMSKSSVYSYLPFILHCLYELHEKEFVQKAMEAWLELDMSWDPLSRTDCWALLYCLDCCPHVRSLKLNFAATELKMLRDVLCRTPKLGLTVQNVSDTNVTDLLSALGEGKHLEELNLNSSYLSDQSVQQVLNALHKQKRVGGLQISVKSITADTALILSDVLQSKAEWEEISLRTNDVESLCSSLRLFSFEGKLVVNVVRLCLNLQNQPSLSEIILECPRSEASNIHIKSLTESFHSVNCITEESADFDRNLHALLSFLTSVSGLSALNLAVPFLTKTWASRILFLVESTPTLAVINFHAGSWGSDGAKWLPGLLLEEGIKLLKESAKRPECIVTIRGFRCSKSSERCSQHTEHIDQLSCNQRVTIQFCVDQCTEDIKLKLVLPDEN from the exons ATGGACCAAGACTCAGAGC GTGCTCGGTTTGTGGATGCCCACTGGAAAACACTTGTTCAGAAAGTAATTATGGTGATGCCGATAGCAGACGAACTGCTGTCAGACAACATGCTCGAGTGGCAGCCGTACTGTAAGATCAGAGCCGCAGTTACTAACCAGGAGAAAATGAGAGAGCTTTATGAAGTACTGCACTCTGGAGGAGACCAGGTTAAATCTGCCTCTTATTCTTGTCTGGAAAAGCATGAGCCTTATCTATTTGGAGACCTTG GTTGCATCAAACTGACGACAGAAAGTCTTGGAGAATGCTTAA ACAAATACAAGACGTGGATCCAGAAGGAATATGAATATGTGACCGAGTATAACTCTCTGCCTGGTGAATATGTGCTGTTGTCTGAACTCTTCACTCAACCTCTGATCATcatgagacacagagagagacgAGAGCGAGAAGAAGAGATGTGCTCTGTCGGAGAGAGTTTCCAGCAGCTCCTAGTCTCCAGAAATAATGCAGACAAGGACAGCTCCATCCTGGATGCACTCTTCAGTGCGGATCGTAAAGGAATAAGTCCAAATTCGGTCATTCTTCAAGGAAACTCTGGGAACGGCAAATCCTTCACTGCTCAAAAGATCATGCTAGATTGGGCGTCTGGAACACTTTGCAAAGTGGAATTTGGATGTCTGTTTCACTTAAAATGCAAAGAAGTGAATCGCATATCTGGAGAGCAGAGTTTGGCGGAGCTTTTGAGCTACAACTCCAATTTAACATCAAAGCAGATCTCGCAGATCCTGCAGAAGTCACCTGAGAAGGTTCTCATCCTCATTGATGGTTTTGATGAGCTCAGGTTTTCCTGTAGTGATGTTTCAGATCATCCAAAACTCAAGCATCTCTCTGAAAAAGCTCCACATGAGGCTTCTCTGAAGGCCCTGTTGATGGGTCACATCTTGTCCGAGTCCTTCCTGCTGGTCACAACTAGATCTACAGCTACAAAAACCCTGGACAGTTTGCTCAAGCACCCTCAGCGTTTCACAGAAATCATGGGTTTCTCTGAGAGGGAGgtggaggaatatttccagaagtTCTTCCAGAATGAGCAACTCTTCTTGAAGGCTTATGAATATGTAAGATCAAATGAAACTCTGATCACCGCCTGCTCCATCCCTGTCATCTGCTGGATCATCTGCACAGTCCTGCGAGAGCGCTTCAGTGAGGGTTCAGATTTAACAAGTGGACTGGAAACCACCACCTCCATCTATGTTGACTTTGTGTGCACTTTACTGGAGCATCACAGCCAGGGTTTGGGTCAGCCAGTGCTAACTCTCCTGAGGAGTCTGGGTCAGCTGGCAGAGAGAGGGATGCTGGAAACACAAGTGCTGTTTGAAGAGAAAAGCGTGAATGAAATGGTTTCAGACAGTCCTTTCTTGTGCAAGTTCCTCTTCAAGAGAAGGATTCGCAAGGAAACAATGTTCAGCTTCATGCATCTCAGCTTTCAGGAGTTCTTCACCGGTCTTTACTACATCTTACTAGATGAAAAAGAGTTTCTAGACAAGCTAACAGAGCGATTTCACTCTCAAACACAAAGCTATCTTTCCTTATATTTGGATAAGGACTTTCCATTAAAGCATGGATGTCCCGAACCTCATTTCCTGCCTGTGGTTCAGTTTCTCTGTGGTCTCTCTAATAGTGAAGTGAGCCGCTCGCTCCAGGAGATGTTCAATCTGTCTGTCCCTTCCTTTGTTCAACCACAGCTGAGAGAATGGATCCTTGATATGAGTAAAAGCAGTGTGTACAGTTATTTGCCCTTCATCCTCCACTGTCTCTATGAGCTCCACGAGAAGGAGTTTGTGCAGAAAGCTATGGAAGCTTGGCTAGAGTTGGACATGTCCTGGGATCCTCTGAGCAGGACAGACTGCTGGGCTTTGCTGTACTGTCTGGACTGCTGTCCTCACGTCAGAAGCCTAAAGCTCAACTTTGCAGCCACAGAACTGAAGATGCTGCGGGATGTGCTGTGCAGGACCCCAAAACTAGG gttGACTGTACAAAATGTTTCAGACACCAATGTCACCGACCTCCTCTCAGCTCTTGGAGAAGGAAAGCATCTGGAAGAACTAAA CCTAAACAGCAGCTATCTATCAGATCAAAGTGTGCAGCAGGTTCTCAACGCTCTGCACAAACAGAAGAGAGTGGGTGGACTTCAGATTTCAGTAAAGAGCATCACAGCTGATACTGCGCTCATCCTCTCAGACGTCCTGCAGAGCAAAGCAGAATGGGAGGAGATCAG TTTAAGGACCAATGACGTGGAGAGTCTCTGCTCGTCTCTCCGGCTCTTCAGCTTTGAGGGAAAACTTGT GGTGAATGTGGTGAGGTTGTGTTTAAACCTTCAGAATCAGCCATCGCTGTCAGAAATCATCCTTGAATGTCCACGTTCAGAGGCATCTAACATTCATATCAAGAGCCTCACAGAGTCGTTCCACAGTGTTAActgtataactgaaga AAGTGCAGATTTTGACAGGAATCTCCATGCTCTGCTGTCTTTTTTGACATCAGTATCTGGATTGAGTGCGTTAAATCTGGCCGTTCCTTTCTTGACGAAGACCTGGGCTTCCAGAATCCTCTTCCTCGTCGAGTCTACGCCGACACTGGCAGTGATCAA TTTTCATGCAGGCTCATGGGGCTCAGATGGTGCGAAATGGCTCCCTGGTCTATTATTGGAGGAGGGAATCAAGTTGCTGAAGGAATCTGCAAAACGTCCAGAGTGCATTGTGACCATTAGAGG tttcagatGCAGTAAATCCTCTGAGCGCTGCTCTCAACACACAGAGCACATCGACCAGCTCAGCTGCAACCAGAGAGTCACCATTCAGTTTTGTGTAGACCAATGTACAGAGGACATAAA ATTGAAACTGGTACTGCCTGATGAAAACTGA